The Pseudomonas extremaustralis genome contains a region encoding:
- a CDS encoding REP-associated tyrosine transposase has product MSTQQHAHRLRIGRYSESGRVYLLTAVTHQRQLAFQDWRIGRLLVSAFRKAQEDGEATSLAWVVMPDHFHWLVELHNGDLPRLMRSTKSRSARAINKARCSFGTLWQKGYFDRALRREEDLKAMARYIVANPLRAGLVKHIGQYPLWDAIWL; this is encoded by the coding sequence ATGTCCACCCAGCAACATGCACATCGGCTGCGCATCGGGCGCTATTCGGAGTCGGGCCGTGTTTACCTGCTCACGGCGGTTACCCATCAACGGCAATTGGCTTTTCAGGACTGGCGCATCGGCCGCCTGCTTGTCAGTGCGTTCAGGAAAGCTCAGGAAGACGGCGAGGCGACTTCGCTGGCCTGGGTGGTCATGCCTGACCATTTCCACTGGCTGGTCGAGTTGCATAACGGCGACTTGCCAAGGCTGATGCGCAGCACCAAGTCGCGAAGTGCCCGCGCCATCAACAAGGCCAGGTGTTCGTTCGGGACCTTGTGGCAAAAAGGCTATTTCGACCGCGCACTGCGTCGGGAGGAAGACTTGAAGGCAATGGCCCGTTATATCGTGGCCAATCCCTTGCGGGCAGGGCTGGTCAAACATATCGGCCAGTACCCGCTATGGGACGCCATCTGGTTGTAA